A genomic region of Nostoc sp. UHCC 0702 contains the following coding sequences:
- a CDS encoding ABC transporter ATP-binding protein yields MLKIKRAILFVWQSAPLLTVAKVTLILLQGILPLASLYLTKLVVDAVSTSLTNPNKQVAFGQVMLLVALVGAVALATTLCESSANLISTLQAQRVTDYMESILHAKSIEVDLEYYEDADYYDKLQRAQREAPERPTQIVNQLSQIGQNSISLLAIVGLLLSFHWGIAGVLFVVGIPSVLVRLKYAKVMYHWEKEHTPIRRRAGYYSALLTSDRTAKEIRLFNLGSIFSQRFHKLRSQLYKESFAIAKRRSIANLTAQAVAGIVMFAAYGFIISQTVQGILTLGDLALYHKAFGQGKSAFQGLLGGLSSLYEQNLFLTYLYEFLDLKPKVVEPSHPKPIPQPMQKGIVFNHVSFQYPNSTRQALKDVSLTIRPGEAIALVGENGSGKTTLIKLLCRLYNPTGGSITIDGIDLGEFAIAELRREISVIFQDYFKYHLTACENIWLGNIDSAPDDENISKAAYRSGAHEVITSLPQGYDTMLGKLFDQGEELSIGQWQKIALARAFLRDSQIIILDEPTSALDPKAEDEVFQKFRQLIKGQASIFISHRLSTVKMADCIYVMEHGRIVESGTHKELMQLGGIYADLFETQAKNYR; encoded by the coding sequence ATGCTGAAAATTAAGCGTGCTATCCTGTTTGTCTGGCAAAGTGCGCCGCTACTAACGGTTGCAAAGGTAACGCTGATTCTCTTGCAGGGTATACTACCCCTAGCATCCCTCTATCTTACCAAATTAGTGGTAGATGCCGTCTCTACCAGCCTCACCAATCCCAACAAGCAAGTTGCCTTTGGTCAGGTGATGCTATTAGTGGCTCTAGTGGGTGCTGTCGCCCTAGCAACAACCTTGTGCGAGTCATCCGCCAATCTCATCAGCACCCTCCAGGCGCAGCGGGTGACAGACTACATGGAAAGCATTCTCCATGCCAAATCGATTGAGGTGGACTTAGAATACTACGAAGATGCGGATTACTATGATAAGCTGCAACGGGCGCAACGGGAAGCACCAGAGCGACCTACCCAGATTGTCAATCAGCTGAGCCAGATTGGTCAAAACAGCATTTCTCTGCTGGCGATAGTTGGTTTACTGCTCTCATTCCATTGGGGAATTGCGGGAGTTTTATTCGTCGTCGGTATTCCTTCTGTACTGGTGCGGTTGAAATACGCCAAGGTGATGTACCATTGGGAGAAGGAACACACACCCATCAGGCGGCGTGCTGGCTACTACAGTGCGCTGCTGACCAGTGATAGAACTGCTAAAGAAATTCGGCTGTTTAACTTAGGTTCAATCTTTAGTCAGCGGTTTCATAAATTGCGATCGCAACTCTACAAAGAAAGCTTTGCTATTGCCAAGCGTCGGTCTATCGCTAACTTAACAGCTCAAGCCGTTGCCGGAATAGTAATGTTTGCTGCCTATGGTTTCATTATCTCTCAAACTGTCCAAGGTATACTCACACTAGGGGACTTAGCTCTCTATCACAAAGCATTCGGTCAGGGAAAAAGTGCCTTCCAGGGATTGTTAGGAGGGTTATCTAGTCTCTATGAACAGAACTTGTTTCTCACCTACCTCTACGAGTTCCTTGACCTCAAACCCAAGGTAGTGGAACCTTCACATCCTAAACCGATTCCCCAACCGATGCAAAAGGGGATTGTGTTTAACCATGTGAGTTTCCAATACCCCAACTCCACCCGCCAAGCCCTCAAGGATGTTTCTCTGACTATTCGACCCGGAGAAGCGATCGCCTTAGTAGGAGAAAATGGTTCAGGGAAAACTACTCTCATCAAACTCCTGTGTCGCCTCTACAACCCCACTGGCGGTAGTATAACTATTGATGGCATTGATTTGGGCGAATTTGCGATCGCTGAGTTGCGACGCGAAATCAGCGTGATTTTCCAAGACTATTTTAAATACCATCTCACAGCCTGTGAAAATATTTGGTTAGGCAATATTGACTCTGCTCCAGATGATGAAAATATCTCTAAAGCAGCTTATCGCTCCGGCGCTCATGAAGTCATCACCAGTTTACCCCAAGGTTATGACACTATGTTAGGCAAGTTATTTGACCAAGGGGAAGAACTCAGCATTGGTCAATGGCAGAAAATCGCCTTAGCTAGAGCATTCCTACGTGATTCCCAAATCATCATCCTAGATGAACCCACCAGTGCCTTAGACCCCAAAGCCGAAGACGAAGTTTTTCAAAAATTCCGCCAACTCATCAAAGGTCAAGCTTCTATCTTCATCAGCCATCGCCTCTCCACAGTCAAAATGGCTGATTGCATCTATGTAATGGAACATGGGCGAATTGTTGAAAGCGGCACTCATAAAGAACTGATGCAACTGGGTGGTATTTACGCCGACTTATTTGAAACCCAAGCCAAAAACTACCGCTGA
- a CDS encoding nucleotidyltransferase family protein produces the protein MTTLIQPHTKNPTTTNAEIELLLCCSRTCITPQTAERIKTLLQQDIDWTDLLQTAAVQGVMPLLYQSLNATCPENVPKTILAQLRGYFHANALHNLLLTQELLTLLALFNEHHICAIPFKGPVLAVEAYGNLALRQFGDLDILVRKQDYAKAKQLLIAQGYCMLHDSQHEAKYLQAQLWHSQRQVNVDLHYGIPPWELELETAGFWQYLQPLSLTSTTILTLSPEEHLLILCINGHKVFWQHLGDICNVAAMICTHPEMDWQRITQQAQRLRIKRIIYVALILASDVLETPLPEEILSKFKTAPLIRWLAIKLRENCLFKTEDFSQHSSSDPKYIWTKGLYNLLISKYKHKGIFHWLRLRQLISKYGLASLKYMFKQLR, from the coding sequence ATGACAACTTTAATTCAACCACATACCAAAAATCCAACAACAACTAACGCAGAAATAGAGCTACTCCTGTGCTGTTCGAGAACCTGCATTACTCCCCAAACAGCAGAGCGAATCAAAACTTTACTCCAACAAGATATCGATTGGACTGACCTGTTGCAAACAGCAGCCGTTCAAGGAGTTATGCCACTTTTGTACCAAAGCTTGAACGCCACCTGTCCAGAAAATGTTCCTAAAACTATTCTGGCTCAACTTCGTGGCTACTTCCACGCTAACGCCCTACACAACCTCTTGCTAACCCAAGAACTGTTGACACTCCTAGCGCTGTTTAATGAACACCATATCTGCGCTATCCCATTTAAAGGGCCAGTATTGGCGGTTGAGGCTTATGGTAATCTGGCACTGCGGCAATTCGGCGATTTAGATATCCTGGTTCGCAAACAGGATTATGCAAAAGCCAAACAACTGCTGATTGCTCAAGGCTATTGCATGTTACATGACAGCCAACATGAAGCAAAATATCTCCAAGCTCAACTGTGGCACTCTCAGCGCCAAGTCAACGTGGATCTTCACTATGGAATACCACCGTGGGAACTTGAACTTGAAACTGCGGGGTTTTGGCAATACCTTCAGCCACTATCCCTTACTAGCACAACAATACTAACCCTCTCACCAGAAGAGCATCTGTTAATACTTTGTATAAATGGGCATAAGGTATTTTGGCAACATTTAGGTGATATCTGCAATGTAGCTGCAATGATTTGCACTCACCCAGAAATGGATTGGCAACGAATCACACAACAAGCTCAAAGGTTACGAATCAAGCGAATTATCTATGTAGCTTTGATATTAGCTAGCGATGTGTTAGAGACTCCCCTACCAGAAGAAATATTGTCAAAATTTAAGACCGCTCCACTTATCAGATGGCTAGCTATTAAATTGCGCGAAAATTGTCTGTTTAAGACTGAAGATTTCAGCCAACACTCTTCATCTGACCCCAAATATATCTGGACAAAAGGCTTATACAATCTGCTCATCAGCAAGTACAAACATAAAGGTATTTTCCATTGGCTGCGACTAAGACAGTTAATTAGCAAGTATGGACTCGCTTCTTTGAAATATATGTTCAAACAGTTACGCTAG
- a CDS encoding glycosyltransferase family 2 protein, with amino-acid sequence MKTPVALLIFNRPDTTEKVFEAIRQAKPPKLLVVADGPRPDQADDLNNCAAARDIISRVDWDCQVLKNYSDVNLGCGRRVSSGLDWVFSIVERAIILEDDCLPNPSFFRYCEELLEKYQDDERIMTIIGTNGFKKWKSNSQSYHFSYWPCPVWGWASWSRAWRCYNHDIQAWTNPKVQQQIREFMADDALFLGMAWRFQRAYRNEVDTWDWQWYFTILSNSGMAIVPAVNLVANIGFGPKATHTKSRRAKVVNRKTYSLEFPLLHPDVVAADLDYHQEITKVRPIQEFLFKIKAKLRPYKYYLLNLIKHKNS; translated from the coding sequence ATGAAAACTCCTGTTGCTTTGTTAATCTTTAATCGACCTGATACTACAGAAAAAGTGTTCGAGGCTATTCGCCAAGCGAAACCCCCCAAACTTTTAGTAGTTGCAGATGGGCCTCGTCCAGACCAAGCAGATGATCTTAATAACTGTGCTGCTGCCCGTGATATTATCTCGCGGGTAGATTGGGATTGCCAAGTCCTGAAAAATTATTCTGATGTCAACTTGGGCTGTGGTCGGCGGGTTTCTAGTGGATTAGACTGGGTTTTTAGTATAGTTGAACGCGCCATTATTCTTGAGGATGATTGCTTACCAAATCCCAGTTTCTTTAGATACTGTGAGGAGTTATTGGAGAAATATCAGGATGATGAACGGATTATGACTATTATAGGGACTAATGGATTTAAGAAATGGAAGTCCAACAGCCAGAGTTATCACTTTTCTTATTGGCCCTGCCCAGTCTGGGGGTGGGCTTCTTGGTCAAGGGCATGGCGTTGTTATAATCACGATATCCAAGCTTGGACTAATCCAAAAGTTCAGCAGCAAATTAGAGAGTTTATGGCTGATGATGCTCTTTTTTTAGGAATGGCGTGGCGATTTCAAAGAGCATACCGCAATGAGGTAGACACTTGGGATTGGCAGTGGTATTTTACTATTCTGTCCAATTCTGGCATGGCTATTGTGCCTGCTGTCAATTTAGTTGCCAATATTGGGTTTGGCCCCAAAGCTACACATACCAAATCAAGACGAGCAAAGGTAGTTAACCGAAAAACTTATTCTCTAGAATTTCCCCTACTACATCCTGATGTTGTGGCTGCTGATCTCGATTACCATCAGGAAATTACGAAAGTTAGACCTATCCAAGAATTTCTGTTTAAAATTAAAGCAAAACTTCGCCCCTATAAATATTATTTGTTGAATCTCATCAAACACAAAAATTCCTAG